A stretch of Capricornis sumatraensis isolate serow.1 chromosome 10, serow.2, whole genome shotgun sequence DNA encodes these proteins:
- the LOC138087582 gene encoding large ribosomal subunit protein eL42-like gives MVNVPKTRRTFCKKCGKHQPHKVTQYKKGKDPLFAQGKRRYDRKQSGYGGQTKPIFHKKAKTTKKIVLRLECVEPSCRLKRMLAIKRCKHFELGGDKKRKGQVIQF, from the coding sequence ATGGTGAACGTTCCAAAAACCCGCCGGACTTTCTGTAAGAAGTGTGGGAAGCACCAGCCCCACAAAGTGACACAGTACAAGAAGGGCAAGGATCCTCTGTTTGCCCAGGGAAAGCGGCGTTATGACAGGAAACAGAGTGGCTATGGTGGGCAGACTAAGCCGATTTTCCATAAAAAGGCTAAAACTACAAAGAAGATTGTACTGAGGCTTGAATGTGTTGAGCCCAGCTGTAGATTGAAGAGAATGCTGGCTATTAAGAGATGCAAGCATTTTGAGCTGGGAGGCGATAAGAAGAGAAAGGGCCAAGTGATCCAGTTTTGA